The genomic window ATTTAGTTGTAAAATAATATCAACACCAGCTAAATTTACACCCAGTTCTCTAGTAAGTGTTAACACATATTTTATATGGTCTATATCTTTTTGAGAATAGAGTCTTATTTTCCCATTCGTTCTAGAGGGCTTGATTAAGCCCTCTCTTTCATATTGTCTGAGTGTTTGTGGATGAATATTCAAAATCTCTGCAACAGCAGAAATAAGATATACAGGTTCAATATAGCTATTTGTTTCCATAACTGAACCTTTAATTAGAAGGAAGTTTTTCTTCTAAGATTTTTACTAAATCTTCGTCTAAATCTTCAAGTTTTGGTAAGACAATATTTGCTTTTAAATATAAATCTCCTCTAATTCCTAATTTTCTATTTAAAACTCCAAGTTCTTTTACTCTAAATCTTTGATTTTGTTTTGTATTTTGTGGAACTTTTAATGTGATGTCTTTATGAATTGTTTTAATTTCAATTTTTCCACCAAATAGGGCAGTTTTTAAAGGTAAATCAAAAGATTTAACTAAAGTATCACCAGTTCTTTCATAATCAGGACTTGTTGCAACATTAATTTTTAAAATTAAATCGCCTCTTTGTCCTTGATATGTTTTTCCTTTTCCTTTAGCTCTTATTTTTTGTCCATCTTCAATTCCTTCTGGAATTTTTACATCAAAGGAGTCATTATTTATGTTAATAAATTGTTTTCCACCAATAACTGCAATATCAAAAGGAATAGTTATTTGAGCATTTGTATCTAAGTCAGGTTCACTAAACCCTCCAAATCCACCTTGTGAGAAACCAGATCTTCCAAATCCACCTCCACCACCAAACATTTGTCTTAAAATTTCATCTAAATCAACATTTGAGCCTTGACCACGAGCAAAGTCATGAAAATTTTGTCCACCAAACATTGAGTCACCATGTTGGTCATATTGTTGTTTTTTTTCTGGGTTACTTAAAACCTCGTATGCTGCGTTAATTTCTTTGAATTTATCTTCAGCTTTTGGATCTTTATTTACATCTGGAT from Arcobacter venerupis includes these protein-coding regions:
- a CDS encoding DnaJ C-terminal domain-containing protein; translation: MAKSLYETLEISENASADEIKKAYRKLARKYHPDVNKDPKAEDKFKEINAAYEVLSNPEKKQQYDQHGDSMFGGQNFHDFARGQGSNVDLDEILRQMFGGGGGFGRSGFSQGGFGGFSEPDLDTNAQITIPFDIAVIGGKQFININNDSFDVKIPEGIEDGQKIRAKGKGKTYQGQRGDLILKINVATSPDYERTGDTLVKSFDLPLKTALFGGKIEIKTIHKDITLKVPQNTKQNQRFRVKELGVLNRKLGIRGDLYLKANIVLPKLEDLDEDLVKILEEKLPSN
- a CDS encoding heat shock protein transcriptional repressor HspR; amino-acid sequence: METNSYIEPVYLISAVAEILNIHPQTLRQYEREGLIKPSRTNGKIRLYSQKDIDHIKYVLTLTRELGVNLAGVDIILQLNQKIKILENDIHIYKTKIKSINNLSVVPDTKALVVQHSSFDMVIIEKNKK